From one Triticum aestivum cultivar Chinese Spring chromosome 4B, IWGSC CS RefSeq v2.1, whole genome shotgun sequence genomic stretch:
- the LOC123095165 gene encoding monooxygenase 2, with amino-acid sequence MEGVEEIVIAGAGLAGLATALGLHRKGVRCVVLESSATLRASGYAFTTWTNAFRALDALGVGDKIREHHLLYERLVAFSASTGEAAAKVSLKMQGKSGPHEIRCVKRNFLLETLEEELPEGTIRYSSKIVAIEEEGNVKLLHMADGSIIRANVLVGCDGVNSVVAKWLGLPKPILSGRSATRGLAEYPDGHGFGPEMLQFIGQGFRSGVLPCSDTSVYWNYTWYPSPADGDAEESVDKMRRHVLARLRAAKIPAEALDVVERGEMSEVVSSPLRFRSPLALVRGSISRRGVCVAGDAFHPMTPELGQGGCAALEDGVVLARCLGEAFAVGGHGSAEAALEKYAGERRWRAVRLVTAAYVVGFVQQSSNPAIKFLRERFLSGLLARVMVDMADFDCGKL; translated from the exons ATGGAGGGCGTCGAGGAGATTGTCATCGCCGGCGCCGGGCTCGCCGGTCTCGCGACGGCCCTGGGGTTGCACAG GAAAGGGGTGAGGTGCGTGGTGCTGGAGTCGTCGGCGACGCTGCGTGCGTCGGGGTACGCCTTCACCACATGGACCAACGCCTTCCGCGCCCTGGACGCCCTGGGCGTCGGGGACAAGATCAGGGAGCACCACCTGCTCTACGAGAG GCTGGTGGCCTTCTCTGCATCCACGGGTGAGGCTGCCGCAAAAGTGAGCCTAAAGATGCAGGGCAAAAG CGGGCCTCACGAGATTCGGTGCGTGAAGCGCAACTTCTTGCTGGAGACGCTGGAGGAGGAGCTGCCGGAGGGCACCATCAGGTACTCCTCCAAGATCGTCGCCATCGAGGAAGAGGGCAACGTCAAGCTGCTGCACATGGCCGACGGCTCCATCATCAGAGCCAAC GTTCTTGTGGGGTGTGACGGAGTGAACTCGGTGGTGGCcaagtggctgggcctgcccaagCCGATCCTCTCGGGGCGGTCCGCCACCCGGGGCCTCGCCGAGTACCCGGACGGGCACGGCTTCGGGCCCGAGATGCTGCAGTTCATCGGGCAGGGCTTCCGCTCCGGCGTGCTCCCCTGCTCCGACACCTCCGTGTACTGGAACTACACCTGGTACCCGTCCCCGGCGGACGGGGACGCGGAGGAGAGCGTGGACAAGATGCGGCGGCACGTGCTGGCCAGGCTTCGGGCCGCCAAGATCCCCGCGGAGGCGCTGGACGTGGTCGAGCGGGGCGAGATGAGCGAGGTGGTGTCGTCGCCGCTGCGGTTCCGGTCCCCGCTGGCGCTGGTCCGGGGCAGCATCTCCAGGCGCGGCGTGTGCGTGGCCGGCGACGCGTTCCACCCGATGACCCCGGAGCTCGGGCAGGGCGGCTGCGCGGCGCTGGAGGACGGCGTCGTCCTTGCCCGATGCCTCGGCGAGGCCTTCGCCGTCGGCGGGCACGGGAGCGCCGAGGCGGCCCTGGAGAAGTACGCCGGGGAGCGGAGGTGGCGCGCCGTCCGGCTGGTCACTGCCGCGTACGTCGTCGGCTTCGTGCAGCAGAGCAGCAACCCGGCGATCAAGTTCCTGAGGGAGAGGTTCCTGTCCGGGTTGCTGGCCAGAGTGATGGTCGACATGGCCGACTTCGACTGCGGGAAGCTCTAG